A single region of the Candidatus Paceibacterota bacterium genome encodes:
- a CDS encoding N-acetylmuramoyl-L-alanine amidase, translating to MRSAIMLWLVLALAAAGAAGAQNARSGSRLAKVPGRTYVRVADWAKAHSLEGHWLKAEEMLELKGPSLKLALAVDSREARVNGIEVWLLYPVVLQAGAIWLAQLDVDLTLEPLVRPPRNQPGARIKTVCLDPGHGGKDPGNQAGSNQEKRYTLLLAHEVRRQLARAGLKVVLTRSSDTVVELPARPALAKRRKADLFVSLHFNGADNGRNSVQGAEVYCLTPAGAASTNARGEGAGAGSYAGNRNNRLNLFLAYQVQSALMRNLAVEDRGVRRARFAVLRDAVMPAVLIEAGFMSHPVEGRKILTSAYRQQIARAIVKGLLAYKQAVERGA from the coding sequence ATGAGATCGGCAATCATGCTCTGGCTTGTGCTGGCGCTCGCCGCGGCTGGCGCGGCGGGGGCGCAGAACGCCAGGAGCGGCTCGCGGCTGGCCAAAGTCCCAGGCCGGACATATGTGCGAGTTGCCGATTGGGCCAAGGCTCACAGCCTTGAGGGGCACTGGCTCAAAGCGGAAGAGATGCTCGAATTGAAGGGCCCGTCGTTGAAGTTGGCGCTGGCGGTGGATTCCCGCGAGGCCCGGGTTAATGGGATCGAGGTCTGGCTGCTTTATCCGGTGGTGCTGCAAGCTGGCGCAATCTGGCTGGCGCAGTTGGACGTGGATTTGACCCTTGAGCCTCTTGTACGGCCGCCGAGAAATCAGCCGGGCGCGAGAATAAAAACGGTCTGCCTCGACCCTGGCCACGGCGGGAAAGATCCTGGCAACCAGGCTGGCTCGAACCAGGAGAAACGCTACACGCTCCTGCTGGCGCACGAGGTGCGGCGGCAACTGGCGCGAGCCGGCTTGAAGGTTGTGCTCACGCGAAGCAGTGACACGGTGGTCGAGCTGCCGGCGCGTCCGGCATTGGCTAAACGCCGGAAGGCGGACCTGTTTGTCAGCCTGCATTTCAACGGCGCTGACAATGGGCGCAATTCGGTGCAGGGAGCGGAGGTTTACTGCCTGACACCGGCGGGGGCGGCTTCGACCAATGCGCGCGGCGAGGGCGCGGGCGCCGGTTCCTACGCCGGCAACCGAAACAACCGGCTGAATCTGTTCCTGGCCTACCAGGTGCAGAGTGCCTTGATGCGCAATCTCGCGGTGGAGGATCGCGGGGTGCGCCGGGCGCGCTTTGCCGTGCTGCGCGACGCGGTTATGCCAGCCGTGCTGATTGAAGCGGGTTTCATGTCGCATCCAGTCGAGGGGCGCAAAATTCTCACCTCAGCCTACCGGCAGCAGATAGCACGGGCCATCGTTAAGGGCCTGCTGGCTTACAAACAGGCGGTGGAGCGCGGGGCGTGA
- a CDS encoding cob(I)yrinic acid a,c-diamide adenosyltransferase, whose amino-acid sequence MSIVTKRGDQGQTALMYNRAVSKSDARVEAYGAVDELNAAVGVARATVEIGVLREKLEALQQDLVRVMGELATAPEDLPRYVNDGHASVTQAMTAGLDGWIREIEAAKPPGKGWVMPGANQASAALDFARTVCRRAERRVCALKDAGQLNNPEVVVYLNRLSDLLWLLARGVEDGRR is encoded by the coding sequence ATGAGCATTGTCACCAAACGCGGAGACCAGGGGCAGACTGCCCTGATGTATAACCGGGCTGTTTCGAAGAGCGACGCGCGTGTGGAAGCCTATGGCGCGGTGGACGAACTGAACGCTGCGGTCGGCGTTGCCCGCGCCACGGTCGAAATAGGTGTGCTGCGCGAGAAGTTGGAGGCGCTGCAGCAGGACCTGGTGCGGGTGATGGGCGAACTGGCGACCGCGCCGGAAGACTTGCCGCGCTACGTGAACGATGGCCATGCCTCGGTTACCCAGGCGATGACCGCCGGGCTGGATGGCTGGATCAGGGAAATCGAGGCCGCGAAGCCTCCTGGCAAAGGCTGGGTGATGCCCGGGGCGAACCAGGCTTCGGCGGCGCTTGACTTCGCGCGCACAGTCTGCCGGCGAGCCGAGCGGCGCGTCTGCGCGCTGAAAGACGCCGGCCAGCTCAACAACCCGGAAGTTGTTGTCTATCTGAATCGGCTGTCGGATTTGCTCTGGCTGCTGGCGCGAGGGGTCGAGGACGGGCGCCGCTAA
- a CDS encoding alpha/beta hydrolase, whose amino-acid sequence MTEKLEIRVHGDTAPATLIYLPGLHGDWTLVGSFRQALGGRVRFVEMTYPRTLAWSLEDYARAIETALAERGIAQGWLLGESFGSQVLWSLVGRDRFRVEAVVLAGGFVRHPMQWGVRLAERIGGSVPLSLITRILFGYAKVARFRYRHSPATLANIHEFIARRTELDRQAAIHRLRLIAQNNPGAIARSVKAPVYALTGLLDPIVPWCCVRPWLRKNCPSLREYSIITDADHNVLGTTAQAAAGHILRWMGAS is encoded by the coding sequence ATGACCGAGAAGCTGGAGATACGCGTCCATGGAGACACGGCGCCGGCCACCCTCATCTATCTGCCGGGGCTGCACGGGGATTGGACGCTGGTCGGCAGCTTCCGGCAAGCGCTCGGGGGGCGGGTGCGGTTTGTGGAAATGACGTATCCCCGAACGCTTGCGTGGTCGTTGGAGGATTACGCCCGGGCAATTGAAACCGCGCTGGCCGAGCGGGGCATTGCCCAGGGCTGGCTGCTGGGTGAGTCGTTTGGATCGCAGGTGCTGTGGAGCCTCGTGGGCCGGGACCGCTTTCGGGTCGAGGCGGTGGTGCTGGCAGGCGGCTTTGTGCGGCATCCCATGCAGTGGGGCGTGCGCCTGGCCGAACGCATCGGCGGCAGCGTCCCGCTATCACTGATAACGCGCATCCTGTTTGGCTATGCCAAGGTAGCCCGCTTCCGCTACCGGCATTCGCCGGCGACGCTGGCCAATATCCATGAGTTCATCGCGCGGCGGACGGAGCTGGATCGTCAGGCGGCCATCCACCGCCTGCGCCTCATTGCGCAGAATAATCCCGGCGCCATTGCGAGGAGCGTGAAGGCGCCTGTGTATGCGTTGACCGGTCTGCTTGATCCCATCGTGCCGTGGTGTTGCGTGCGGCCCTGGCTGCGAAAGAACTGCCCCAGCCTCCGGGAGTACAGCATCATCACAGACGCCGACCACAACGTGCTGGGAACGACCGCTCAAGCTGCGGCCGGGCACATCCTGCGCTGGATGGGCGCAAGTTAG
- a CDS encoding AMP-binding protein: MITLLLWLLKLLYRFRAHNLAALKTPGPVLLLPNHISWWDWLLIGVCLDHDWRFVTSSATAGLSWFHRRIMINRRTFPVDMNSPFAVKRMAEYLQNGGRLVLFPEGRLSCTGSLMKLFDGTGFLIFKTRAKVITAYIRGAQRLPFSRSPGRSQWFPRLSVHFSHVLPAPSLEHVSATAARARLTHWLREQMVRQRFETEMVFGPATMPEAIVDAARRWPRKVILQDTSLQSLTYRRLLAGANLLADQWRALLGQAEERVGLLLPNVNAMPVATLSLWAAGKVPAILNYTTGTAVLLSCARLAGLKHIITSRAFIRRARLDLEPITAAGIQVVCLEDVRARITGAQRFLALLRQCIKPRLSGGNHHPSTESPAVILFTSGSEGEPKGVELTHRNLLANIRQMLSVIDLMETDRFFNALPLFHSFGLTVGLLLPLTQGVFVLLYPSPLHYRVVPSAFYNLDCTIFFGTNTFLNGYARKAHPYDFRSLRYLFAGAEKVQEATAAFWMRKFGVRILEGYGATECSPCLAANLPMCPRHGSAGQFLPGIEHRLEPVEGVAEGGRLFVRGPNVMRGYLNAEANTRFQALGGWYDTGDIVKVDAEGFVFILGRLKRFAKVSGEMVSLAAVEDALAGAFPQYGLRFAVAVVARPDAARGESLLAVTNEPRLTLEAIRSVVHARGLSNLAVPREIKVLHDLPRLSTGKVNHRELDKLVQASP, translated from the coding sequence ATGATAACCCTCCTCCTTTGGCTGCTTAAGCTCCTCTACCGATTTCGCGCGCACAACCTGGCGGCGCTCAAGACGCCCGGTCCGGTCCTGCTGCTGCCCAACCACATCTCCTGGTGGGACTGGCTGCTCATCGGCGTCTGCCTGGACCATGACTGGCGCTTCGTTACCTCCAGCGCTACCGCCGGGCTCAGTTGGTTCCATAGGCGCATCATGATCAACCGCCGCACCTTCCCGGTGGACATGAACTCGCCTTTCGCGGTCAAACGCATGGCGGAGTATCTCCAGAACGGCGGGCGGCTGGTGCTGTTCCCGGAGGGACGGCTTTCCTGCACCGGCTCGCTGATGAAGCTCTTCGACGGCACGGGCTTCCTGATCTTCAAAACCCGGGCCAAGGTCATCACCGCCTATATCCGCGGCGCCCAAAGGCTGCCGTTCTCGCGAAGCCCCGGCCGCAGTCAGTGGTTTCCGCGGCTGTCGGTTCACTTCAGCCATGTGCTGCCGGCGCCCAGTCTAGAGCACGTTAGCGCCACCGCCGCGCGGGCAAGGCTCACTCACTGGCTGCGCGAGCAGATGGTTCGGCAGCGCTTCGAGACCGAGATGGTCTTCGGCCCGGCCACCATGCCGGAGGCCATCGTGGACGCCGCGCGCCGCTGGCCCCGCAAAGTCATCCTGCAAGACACCAGCCTCCAGTCGCTTACCTATCGCCGCCTGCTGGCGGGCGCGAACCTGCTGGCGGACCAGTGGCGCGCGCTGCTTGGCCAGGCGGAAGAGCGCGTGGGCTTGCTGCTCCCAAACGTCAATGCCATGCCCGTTGCCACCTTGAGTCTGTGGGCCGCCGGAAAGGTCCCTGCCATCCTCAACTACACCACCGGCACAGCAGTGCTGCTATCCTGCGCCCGGCTCGCGGGACTCAAGCATATCATCACCTCCAGGGCGTTCATTCGGCGTGCCAGGCTCGACCTGGAACCCATCACCGCCGCTGGGATTCAGGTGGTCTGCCTCGAAGACGTGCGCGCCCGAATCACCGGCGCCCAACGCTTCCTGGCTCTCCTCCGCCAGTGCATCAAACCGCGCCTTTCCGGCGGCAACCACCATCCATCAACGGAAAGCCCCGCCGTCATCCTTTTCACCAGCGGCTCCGAGGGCGAGCCCAAAGGCGTCGAACTCACCCATCGCAACCTGCTCGCCAACATCCGCCAAATGCTCTCCGTCATTGACCTGATGGAGACCGACCGCTTCTTCAATGCGCTGCCGCTGTTCCACAGTTTCGGGCTAACGGTAGGCCTCCTGTTGCCGCTGACGCAGGGCGTCTTTGTCCTGCTCTACCCGTCGCCCCTGCATTACCGCGTCGTCCCTTCCGCGTTCTACAACCTGGACTGCACGATCTTCTTCGGCACGAACACCTTCCTTAACGGCTACGCGCGCAAGGCCCATCCCTATGATTTCCGCTCCCTGCGCTACTTGTTTGCCGGCGCGGAGAAGGTCCAGGAGGCCACCGCGGCCTTCTGGATGCGCAAGTTCGGCGTGCGGATTCTGGAAGGCTACGGCGCCACCGAATGCAGCCCCTGCCTGGCAGCGAACCTGCCGATGTGCCCGCGCCACGGTTCCGCCGGCCAGTTCCTGCCGGGAATCGAACATCGGCTCGAACCGGTCGAGGGTGTCGCCGAAGGGGGCCGGCTCTTCGTGCGCGGCCCCAATGTCATGCGCGGCTACCTCAACGCAGAAGCCAACACCCGCTTCCAGGCCCTCGGCGGCTGGTACGACACCGGCGACATCGTCAAGGTGGATGCCGAAGGCTTCGTCTTCATCCTGGGGCGGCTCAAGCGCTTTGCCAAAGTCAGCGGTGAGATGGTCAGCCTCGCGGCAGTGGAAGACGCCCTGGCCGGCGCTTTTCCGCAATACGGCCTGCGGTTTGCGGTGGCGGTCGTTGCGCGCCCCGATGCCGCCCGGGGGGAGAGTTTGCTTGCGGTGACCAACGAACCGCGGCTGACCCTGGAGGCCATCCGCTCCGTCGTGCACGCCCGCGGTTTGAGCAACCTTGCTGTCCCGCGCGAAATCAAAGTGCTGCACGATCTGCCCCGGCTCAGCACGGGGAAGGTCAATCACCGCGAACTGGACAAGCTCGTTCAGGCATCCCCGTGA
- a CDS encoding alpha-2-macroglobulin family protein, with protein MHRLFARLSARRAPAFAVLQLPFSLFTVAIAALLVTSFPLQAGSRDVQWKQVEEAIKKGLPKTAITNLEPIIQGALKDRAYAEAVKAIGKKIALEGNIQGNKPEQKIERLEAEIAKSPKEMVPLLDALLANWYWHYFQQNKWRFMQRTATAAPPGKDFTTWDLPRIFAEIDKQFRKALGAEKILKATPISSWNDLLEKGTMPDSYRPTLYDFIAHEALEFYTSGEQAAAKPEDAFELAADSPALDSSDKFLAWWRTFPTRQLPDSPIIKALTLQGALMAFHEKDSDPTAFLDVDLNRLTYAWNTAFGETKNDRYKAALKAFVGKWADHELSALARERWARVLQQEGELVAARQIALEGAQAFPKTVGGRLCRNVVTAIESKSASVTAERVWNAPWPDLTVRYRNIGAVYFRAIPYDWTVFLEKRRHRPENLNDKERREILARKPALEWSAKLPATTDYKEKTFTTPAPGGLKPSYYFIAASHDPKFGETDNVISMTDVWVSSLALVTRTRDGKIEGFVLVADSGEPVSGAQVAVWHLDNQGNRIADPTLTTDENGFFSLKPSQNRGYLFRARHNGQELATANDIWSHDRQNWQARRQAAQTVFFTDRAVYRPGQTIQYKGICLWVDQTKDDYEVLKGEELTVLFKDVNGKEIARQAQRANDYGSFAGSFTAPRDRLMGAMSLSVEGRAQGTAHFRVEEYKRPKFEVTLDAPKTAAKLNEKVALTGHAMNYTGAAVDGAAVKYRVVREVQMPWWWGWWRGGQPLGESQEIAHGTVRTGTDGSFKIEFTAKPDPKVPEKDEPTFMFQINADVTDSAGETRSADRVIRVGYTALEATISADDWQTDRKPVELKLETKTLDGEPQVAEGSLKVYALQAPQKMHRPPLFRHEPWRYGGEAGESEPRNDLSNPNNWPLGKVVAEKGFTTDTNGMAKVSFELAAGAYRAVLETQDRFGKKVTGRLPLRVLKPEASKLEIKVPWVLAAPDWELQPGEEFMALWGTGYDTGRAFIEIEHRREMIQRYWTKPGATQQQIKLAVTEAMRGGCFVHVTFVRENRACLESRKISVPWQNKVLDLKWEHFVSKLQPGQKETWTLEVRSPKTEGRSAERTVAELVATLYDESLDAFAPLSWPGRFSVFREDSSYMQPQFGNGSMAFRQVLGGWHRPRESVAITYRSFPPDLTANLWGYDYFGRVARRAEVTENFAAARTMDLRDESLALLASPAPAAAMAMKAGTPSEPDTVDFDKAAVGGASGAGKESPAPKPDLSQVAARKNLNETAFFFPQLTSDSNGVVRLTFTMPEALTKWRFLGFAHDRSMRSGLLEDHAVTAKDLMVQPNPPRFLREDDTVEFTVKVSNQTDKPLRGTVRLTFNEAQGRSGVSPDQGQAGRLSYADKLLGNSKPEQDFDIPAKESRSCAWRIHVPDGCGFLAYKAVGAAANVSDGEEGNLPVLSRRILVTESLPLPIRGPATTKFEFARLLKSGGSKTLQNQNLVVQMVSNPAWYAVLALPYLMEYPYECTEQTFNRLYANALARTIANSDPRIRRIFDQWKNTPALESPLQKNQDLKAVMIEETPWLRQAANESQARKNVGILFDDNRLNYEIDATLRKLTEQQLNDGSWPWFPGGQGNDYITLYITTGFGRLRRLGADIDVAPAIRSLQRLDGWMAEHYERIRSRPEPEKYVPSSTDALYLYGRSFFLKDRAIEPQHKAAINFFLQQSRKLWLKTDCRQTQGHLALALQRFNSINSLNDSTPRDIMKSIKERSVSNEEMGMFWRETELSWWWYRAPIETQALMIEAFDEVMGDQPAVEDCRVWLLKQKQTQDWKTTKATADAVYALLLRGRDILSSDALAQVKLDGVDVTPAAGGNAKSEGRSSKEVRNPKSDIRSQPEAGTGFYEYRFAPAEIKPKLGEITVKKVDQGVAWGSVNWQYLEDISKVTPYEGTPLKLNKSLFTKVNTAKGPVLEPVKGPVKVGDELVVRIELRVDRDMEYVHLKDQRGSGTEPVNVLSRYKYQDGLAYYESTRDVASHFFIDYLPKGAYVFEYSTRVQLRGQYQTGMAQIQCMYAPEFNSHSQSLPLVVN; from the coding sequence ATGCATAGACTCTTTGCCCGCCTGTCCGCCCGCCGCGCTCCAGCTTTCGCCGTCCTCCAGCTTCCATTCTCCCTTTTCACCGTCGCCATCGCGGCCCTGCTTGTGACGTCCTTCCCCCTGCAGGCCGGCTCGCGCGACGTGCAATGGAAGCAGGTTGAGGAAGCCATCAAGAAGGGCCTGCCCAAGACCGCTATCACCAACCTGGAACCCATCATCCAGGGCGCTCTCAAGGATAGAGCTTATGCCGAGGCGGTGAAGGCCATAGGCAAGAAGATCGCGCTGGAAGGAAACATCCAGGGCAACAAGCCGGAGCAGAAGATCGAGCGGCTGGAGGCGGAGATCGCCAAGTCACCCAAGGAGATGGTGCCGCTGTTGGATGCGCTGCTGGCCAATTGGTATTGGCACTACTTTCAGCAGAACAAGTGGCGCTTTATGCAGCGCACCGCTACCGCCGCGCCGCCCGGCAAGGATTTCACTACCTGGGACCTGCCGCGTATCTTTGCGGAGATTGACAAGCAGTTCCGGAAGGCGCTCGGCGCGGAGAAGATCCTCAAGGCCACCCCAATTAGCTCCTGGAATGACCTGCTGGAAAAGGGCACGATGCCCGACAGTTACCGGCCCACGCTCTACGATTTCATCGCCCACGAGGCCCTCGAGTTCTACACCTCCGGCGAGCAAGCCGCCGCCAAGCCCGAGGACGCCTTCGAGCTTGCCGCCGACAGTCCGGCTCTCGATTCGAGCGATAAGTTTCTTGCCTGGTGGCGGACGTTCCCGACCAGGCAGTTACCCGACTCGCCGATCATCAAAGCTCTGACGCTCCAGGGGGCGCTGATGGCGTTTCACGAAAAGGACAGCGACCCCACGGCCTTTTTAGACGTGGATCTAAACCGGTTGACTTACGCGTGGAACACGGCGTTCGGTGAGACCAAAAACGATCGCTACAAGGCGGCGCTAAAGGCGTTCGTGGGCAAGTGGGCCGATCACGAGTTGTCGGCGCTGGCGCGCGAGCGATGGGCGCGCGTGCTCCAGCAGGAGGGCGAGCTTGTTGCCGCCCGCCAGATCGCACTGGAGGGGGCGCAGGCGTTCCCGAAAACGGTTGGAGGCCGCCTTTGCCGCAACGTAGTCACCGCCATAGAATCCAAGTCAGCCAGCGTGACGGCCGAGCGGGTTTGGAACGCCCCCTGGCCGGACCTCACCGTGCGCTACCGCAATATTGGCGCGGTGTATTTCCGCGCAATCCCGTATGACTGGACCGTGTTCCTGGAGAAGCGCCGCCATCGTCCCGAGAACTTGAACGACAAGGAACGCCGGGAAATCCTGGCCCGGAAGCCCGCGCTGGAGTGGTCGGCAAAACTGCCTGCCACGACCGATTACAAGGAGAAGACGTTCACCACCCCGGCGCCCGGCGGTCTCAAGCCAAGCTACTACTTCATCGCCGCCAGCCATGATCCGAAGTTTGGCGAGACGGACAACGTTATCTCGATGACCGACGTGTGGGTGAGCAGCCTGGCGCTGGTGACGCGGACGCGCGACGGCAAGATCGAAGGTTTCGTCCTGGTCGCTGATTCGGGCGAGCCGGTTTCCGGTGCTCAGGTGGCTGTGTGGCACCTCGACAACCAGGGCAACCGCATTGCCGATCCAACCCTGACCACGGATGAAAATGGTTTCTTCTCCCTGAAGCCGTCACAAAACCGGGGTTACCTGTTCCGGGCTCGCCACAACGGGCAGGAGTTGGCTACGGCGAATGACATCTGGTCCCACGACCGGCAGAACTGGCAGGCTCGACGGCAGGCGGCCCAGACGGTCTTCTTTACCGATCGCGCCGTTTACCGGCCCGGTCAGACGATTCAATACAAGGGCATTTGCCTTTGGGTGGACCAGACTAAGGACGACTACGAAGTGCTCAAGGGCGAAGAGTTAACGGTGCTATTCAAGGACGTAAATGGTAAGGAAATCGCGCGGCAAGCGCAGCGGGCCAACGATTATGGCTCTTTCGCCGGCAGTTTCACAGCCCCGCGAGACCGGCTGATGGGCGCGATGTCCCTTTCGGTCGAGGGGCGAGCGCAGGGCACGGCACACTTCCGGGTTGAGGAATACAAGCGGCCTAAATTCGAGGTGACGCTCGACGCCCCGAAGACGGCAGCGAAGCTTAACGAGAAGGTCGCCCTGACAGGTCACGCTATGAATTACACCGGTGCTGCCGTGGATGGCGCGGCGGTGAAATACCGCGTTGTGCGCGAAGTGCAGATGCCCTGGTGGTGGGGTTGGTGGCGCGGTGGCCAGCCTCTGGGGGAAAGCCAGGAGATCGCCCATGGCACGGTCCGGACCGGCACCGACGGTTCCTTCAAGATCGAATTCACCGCCAAGCCGGATCCCAAGGTGCCCGAGAAGGACGAGCCGACTTTCATGTTCCAGATCAATGCTGATGTGACCGACAGCGCGGGTGAGACCCGCTCCGCCGATCGGGTCATCAGAGTGGGTTACACCGCTCTCGAAGCCACAATCAGTGCCGACGACTGGCAGACCGACCGCAAGCCAGTCGAGCTAAAGCTGGAGACCAAGACCCTGGACGGCGAGCCGCAGGTGGCTGAGGGCAGCCTGAAGGTGTATGCGTTGCAGGCGCCGCAGAAAATGCACCGGCCGCCGCTGTTCCGACATGAGCCATGGCGCTATGGTGGGGAGGCGGGTGAGAGCGAGCCACGCAACGACTTGTCCAACCCCAACAACTGGCCGCTGGGCAAGGTCGTCGCCGAAAAGGGGTTCACCACCGACACTAACGGCATGGCGAAGGTATCGTTCGAGCTTGCCGCAGGGGCTTACCGTGCCGTGCTGGAGACGCAGGATCGGTTTGGAAAGAAGGTCACCGGCAGGTTGCCTCTCCGGGTCCTGAAGCCGGAGGCATCGAAGCTGGAGATCAAAGTCCCGTGGGTGCTGGCGGCGCCGGACTGGGAACTGCAGCCTGGGGAGGAGTTCATGGCATTATGGGGGACGGGCTACGACACGGGCCGGGCATTCATCGAGATCGAGCATCGCCGGGAGATGATCCAGCGCTATTGGACAAAGCCCGGCGCCACCCAGCAGCAGATCAAGCTGGCCGTCACCGAGGCGATGCGCGGCGGCTGCTTTGTCCACGTCACGTTTGTCCGCGAGAATCGCGCCTGCCTTGAGTCGCGCAAAATCAGCGTGCCCTGGCAGAACAAGGTCCTGGATCTGAAGTGGGAGCACTTTGTTTCGAAGCTGCAGCCCGGGCAGAAGGAGACCTGGACGCTCGAAGTTCGAAGTCCGAAAACAGAAGGCCGAAGTGCGGAGAGGACCGTGGCTGAGTTGGTGGCGACGCTTTACGACGAGTCACTGGATGCCTTTGCCCCATTGAGCTGGCCAGGCCGGTTTTCGGTATTCCGCGAGGACAGTTCCTACATGCAGCCGCAATTTGGCAATGGGTCCATGGCGTTCAGGCAGGTGTTGGGGGGCTGGCACAGGCCTCGCGAAAGTGTGGCGATTACTTATCGCTCATTTCCGCCAGACTTGACGGCGAACTTGTGGGGCTATGACTACTTCGGCAGAGTGGCAAGGCGTGCGGAAGTAACGGAGAATTTCGCTGCGGCAAGAACAATGGATCTGCGCGACGAGAGTTTGGCCCTGCTGGCATCGCCGGCGCCCGCGGCTGCGATGGCGATGAAGGCGGGGACGCCTTCGGAGCCAGATACTGTTGATTTCGACAAGGCGGCCGTTGGCGGAGCGTCTGGCGCAGGCAAAGAATCCCCGGCGCCAAAGCCCGACTTGAGCCAGGTTGCCGCCCGAAAGAACCTCAACGAGACGGCATTCTTCTTCCCGCAGTTGACCTCGGATTCCAACGGCGTGGTGCGCCTGACTTTCACCATGCCCGAAGCGCTGACGAAGTGGCGGTTCCTGGGTTTCGCCCACGACCGGTCAATGCGCAGCGGCTTGCTCGAGGACCACGCCGTCACCGCCAAAGACCTCATGGTCCAGCCCAACCCGCCCCGCTTCCTGCGCGAGGATGATACCGTCGAGTTTACCGTCAAGGTGTCCAACCAGACCGACAAGCCCCTGCGCGGCACGGTGCGGCTCACCTTCAACGAGGCGCAAGGTAGGTCAGGCGTCTCGCCTGACCAAGGACAGGCGGGACGCCTGTCCTACGCTGACAAGCTCCTCGGCAACTCGAAGCCTGAACAGGACTTCGACATCCCGGCCAAGGAATCGCGCAGTTGCGCCTGGCGCATCCACGTGCCGGACGGCTGTGGTTTCCTCGCCTACAAAGCCGTTGGCGCGGCGGCTAACGTATCGGACGGCGAGGAAGGCAACTTGCCGGTGCTCTCGCGCAGGATTCTGGTCACCGAGTCGCTGCCTCTGCCGATTCGCGGCCCGGCGACGACGAAGTTCGAGTTTGCCAGGCTCCTCAAATCAGGCGGTTCGAAGACGCTGCAGAATCAGAATCTGGTTGTGCAAATGGTGTCCAACCCCGCGTGGTATGCTGTGTTGGCGCTGCCCTATTTGATGGAATATCCGTACGAATGCACCGAGCAGACCTTCAACCGCCTCTACGCCAATGCCCTGGCCCGCACCATCGCCAACTCTGACCCCAGGATCCGTCGCATCTTTGATCAGTGGAAGAACACACCTGCCCTCGAAAGCCCCCTCCAGAAGAATCAGGACCTCAAGGCGGTTATGATCGAGGAAACCCCCTGGCTGCGGCAGGCCGCCAACGAAAGCCAGGCGCGCAAGAATGTCGGTATTCTCTTCGATGACAACCGTCTCAACTATGAAATCGACGCCACGCTGCGCAAGCTGACCGAACAGCAACTGAACGACGGTTCCTGGCCGTGGTTCCCCGGCGGGCAGGGCAACGATTACATCACCCTCTACATCACCACCGGCTTCGGCCGGCTGCGTCGTCTGGGCGCGGATATTGACGTCGCCCCGGCCATCCGTTCGCTCCAGCGGCTTGATGGCTGGATGGCTGAGCACTACGAGCGCATTCGGAGCCGGCCCGAGCCGGAGAAATACGTGCCCAGTTCCACCGACGCTCTCTATCTATACGGGCGGAGTTTCTTCCTCAAGGACAGGGCGATCGAACCGCAGCACAAGGCCGCGATTAACTTCTTCCTTCAGCAGTCCCGGAAGTTATGGCTCAAAACCGATTGCCGCCAAACCCAGGGGCACCTGGCTCTCGCCCTCCAACGCTTCAACTCCATTAACTCGCTTAACGATTCGACGCCGCGAGATATCATGAAATCCATCAAGGAGCGCAGCGTGTCCAATGAGGAGATGGGCATGTTCTGGCGCGAGACCGAGCTGAGCTGGTGGTGGTATCGGGCGCCCATTGAGACCCAGGCGCTGATGATCGAGGCCTTTGACGAGGTCATGGGCGACCAGCCGGCCGTCGAGGATTGCCGCGTGTGGCTGCTCAAGCAGAAGCAAACCCAGGATTGGAAAACCACCAAAGCCACCGCCGATGCCGTCTATGCCCTGCTGCTCCGCGGCCGCGACATCCTGTCGAGCGACGCGCTGGCGCAGGTGAAACTGGATGGCGTGGACGTGACGCCCGCGGCGGGCGGAAATGCGAAATCCGAAGGCCGAAGCTCGAAGGAAGTCCGAAATCCGAAGTCCGACATCCGAAGTCAGCCGGAAGCGGGCACGGGATTTTACGAGTATCGGTTTGCGCCGGCGGAGATTAAGCCAAAGCTGGGCGAGATCACCGTCAAGAAGGTTGACCAGGGCGTCGCCTGGGGCAGCGTCAACTGGCAATACCTCGAGGACATCAGCAAGGTCACGCCCTACGAGGGCACCCCGCTGAAGCTGAACAAGTCGCTCTTTACCAAGGTCAACACTGCCAAAGGCCCAGTGTTGGAGCCCGTGAAGGGCCCGGTCAAGGTCGGCGACGAACTGGTCGTGCGCATCGAGCTGCGCGTGGACCGCGACATGGAATACGTGCACCTGAAAGACCAGCGCGGCAGCGGCACCGAGCCGGTCAACGTGCTCTCGCGTTACAAGTATCAGGATGGCCTCGCCTATTACGAGAGCACCCGCGACGTCGCCAGCCACTTCTTCATTGATTACCTCCCCAAGGGCGCCTACGTGTTCGAGTACTCGACCCGCGTCCAGCTCCGCGGCCAATACCAAACCGGCATGGCGCAAATCCAGTGCATGTACGCGCCCGAGTTCAACAGCCACAGCCAGAGCCTGCCGCTCGTGGTGAACTGA